A genome region from Salvia splendens isolate huo1 chromosome 19, SspV2, whole genome shotgun sequence includes the following:
- the LOC121779365 gene encoding dirigent protein 24-like, whose amino-acid sequence MANHFTLTSFLCLLLLATLATSSRILDQVTPPFPVPSDPIPPPETVAPATTALPSGQIPAAAATNEVPPEAAPIEEEPVAPAPSDIPEATPTAPLGGAAGTNPNVAAGATTVAPTGTFSFFMHDILGGSHPSGRAVAGIVANSDANNLPFSKPSNPIFPINGGVPLNTINGVINNNNYPFLVGLNGAPSSTLVQSNGNNAVATGGSSQQAFVTAGQLPQGLTLNQLTFGSVTVVDNEITEGHELGSGVLGRVQGIYITSSSDGSSHTVALTAEFHGHEHEIDDNISFFGVHRTATPLSHIAVVGGAGKYENAKGYATIETMPHVDQHTTDGIETVTHFTVYITP is encoded by the coding sequence ATGGCTAACCATTTTACTCTCACATCCTTCCTTTGCTTGCTCCTACTTGCCACCCTGGCTACCTCATCAAGAATTCTTGACCAAGTAACCCCACCATTCCCCGTCCCATCTGACCCAATACCGCCGCCAGAGACGGTGGCTCCGGCCACAACCGCCCTCCCGAGCGGCCAAATCccggccgccgccgccaccaatGAAGTACCACCCGAGGCTGCCCCGATAGAAGAAGAACCCGTCGCCCCCGCCCCATCCGACATCCCCGAGGCCACCCCAACCGCCCCACTAGGTGGAGCAGCTGGCACTAATCCCAATGTTGCCGCAGGGGCCACAACTGTGGCCCCTACAGGCACATTCTCATTTTTCATGCACGACATCCTAGGCGGGTCCCACCCGTCCGGGAGGGCCGTGGCCGGCATTGTGGCCAACTCGGACGCCAACAACCTCCCGTTCTCGAAGCCGAGCAACCCCATCTTCCCGATCAACGGGGGGGTCCCGCTGAACACCATCAACGGAGTGATCAACAACAACAACTACCCGTTCCTGGTCGGCCTCAACGGCGCCCCCTCGAGCACCCTCGTCCAGAGCAACGGCAACAATGCCGTCGCCACCGGCGGCAGCAGCCAGCAAGCCTTCGTGACGGCGGGGCAGCTGCCGCAGGGGCTGACCCTCAACCAGCTGACGTTCGGGTCCGTGACGGTCGTCGACAACGAGATCACCGAGGGGCACGAGCTCGGGTCCGGGGTGCTCGGGCGGGTGCAGGGGATATACATCACGAGCTCCTCCGACGGCAGCAGCCACACGGTGGCGCTCACGGCCGAGTTCCATGGTCACGAGCACGAAATCGACGACAACATCAGCTTCTTCGGAGTTCACCGGACGGCGACGCCCCTGTCGCACATCGCCGTAGTTGGTGGGGCAGGCAAATACGAGAATGCAAAAGGGTATGCGACCATTGAAACGATGCCGCATGTTGATCAGCACACAACTGATGGGATTGAAACCGTTACACATTTCACGGTTTACATTACTCCATAG